One window of the Fundidesulfovibrio soli genome contains the following:
- a CDS encoding thiamine pyrophosphate-dependent enzyme: MSETLAFTRTPSVAVTPTHYCPGCQHGVAHRMVAEYLDAEKLAEKTIMVTSIGCSVFLYNYLRFDSVEAPHGRAPATATGVKRVSPDKVVFTYQGDGDLASIGMAEIMHAANRGERITVVFVNNTVYGMTGGQMAPTTLVGQKTTTSPAGRCASTEGSPFRMAEIVAGLGGVAFSARVALNNVKHLAQARKAIRRAFEVQLAGQGMGFVELLATCPTNWKMTPVQANEHIEAAIIPTFPLGVFKDIAKNAGAC; the protein is encoded by the coding sequence ATGAGCGAGACCCTGGCCTTCACCCGCACCCCCTCCGTGGCCGTCACCCCCACGCACTACTGCCCCGGGTGCCAGCACGGCGTGGCCCACCGCATGGTGGCCGAATACCTCGACGCCGAGAAGCTGGCGGAGAAGACCATCATGGTCACCTCCATCGGCTGCTCGGTCTTCCTGTACAACTACCTGCGCTTCGACTCCGTCGAGGCCCCCCACGGCCGCGCCCCGGCCACGGCCACGGGCGTCAAGCGCGTGAGCCCGGACAAGGTGGTCTTCACCTACCAGGGCGACGGCGACCTGGCCTCCATCGGCATGGCCGAGATCATGCACGCGGCCAACCGGGGCGAGCGCATCACCGTGGTGTTCGTCAACAACACCGTCTACGGCATGACCGGCGGCCAGATGGCCCCCACCACCCTGGTGGGCCAGAAGACCACCACCAGCCCGGCGGGCCGTTGCGCCAGCACCGAGGGTTCGCCCTTCCGCATGGCCGAGATCGTGGCCGGGCTCGGCGGCGTGGCCTTCTCCGCCCGGGTGGCGCTCAACAACGTCAAGCACCTGGCCCAGGCCCGCAAGGCCATCCGCCGCGCCTTCGAGGTGCAGCTGGCGGGCCAGGGCATGGGCTTCGTGGAGCTTCTGGCCACCTGCCCCACCAACTGGAAAATGACCCCGGTGCAGGCCAACGAGCACATCGAGGCCGCCATCATCCCCACCTTCCCCCTGGGGGTCTTCAAGGACATCGCCAAAAACGCGGGAGCCTGCTGA